A region from the Rheinheimera mangrovi genome encodes:
- a CDS encoding methylated-DNA--[protein]-cysteine S-methyltransferase: protein MRLLQFATPLGPLVVKANAKGIESVLFRDSSDAPDHSNDILLQDCKAQFDAYFAGSLQQFDLPLAAQGTDFQQAVWQQLSKIPFAQLRSYSNIAHALNNPKAVRAVGAANGRNPLTIIVPCHRVIGANGTLTGYAGGLERKDWLLKHEQNTALALGLFQLEASIAP from the coding sequence ATGAGACTACTACAATTTGCCACACCTTTAGGGCCTTTGGTCGTCAAGGCCAATGCAAAAGGTATAGAGTCGGTATTATTCAGGGATTCAAGTGACGCGCCGGATCACAGCAACGATATCTTGCTACAGGACTGCAAAGCTCAGTTTGATGCTTATTTTGCAGGTTCCTTGCAGCAGTTTGACTTACCGCTGGCAGCTCAGGGCACTGATTTTCAACAAGCCGTCTGGCAACAATTAAGCAAAATCCCTTTTGCACAGCTTCGCAGTTACAGCAACATTGCCCATGCGCTAAATAACCCAAAAGCAGTAAGAGCCGTAGGAGCTGCCAATGGCCGTAACCCTCTGACTATTATCGTGCCCTGCCACAGAGTGATAGGAGCCAATGGCACACTAACAGGTTATGCAGGCGGATTAGAGCGTAAAGACTGGCTACTCAAACATGAACAAAATACGGCTTTGGCCTTGGGTTTGTTTCAGCTGGAGGCCAGCATAGCTCCGTAG
- a CDS encoding pirin family protein — protein MTARTLKQLIPAMLASDGAGVKIKRSLGQSQGVRLDPFLMLDAFGSDKADDYIAGFPAHPHRGFETVTYMLDGHMLHEDHLGNQGHLTSGGVQWMTAGRGIIHSEMPQQESGLMRGFQLWINLPAAEKMKEAAYVDIPAADIPLVNLSQQSFVKVIAGETELNGKTVRGPIFGLSTEPLYLDVQLEAGQSLTLPVTVGHNAYLYPFEGEVVVEGLRVANHHGAVLTDGDSVTVSAKDKARFILLAAKPIKEPVVQYGPFVMNKPEEIEQAIRDYQAGKLTNNQQAKTIAIHKSI, from the coding sequence ATGACAGCCCGTACTTTAAAACAATTGATCCCTGCCATGCTGGCGTCTGACGGCGCTGGCGTAAAAATTAAACGCAGCCTGGGCCAAAGCCAGGGCGTGCGTCTGGACCCGTTTTTAATGCTGGACGCTTTTGGTTCAGACAAAGCCGACGATTACATAGCGGGTTTTCCTGCCCATCCACATCGCGGTTTCGAAACTGTGACTTACATGCTGGATGGCCATATGTTGCACGAAGATCACCTCGGCAATCAGGGTCATTTAACCAGTGGTGGCGTACAGTGGATGACAGCTGGCCGTGGCATTATCCACTCAGAAATGCCGCAACAGGAGTCTGGCCTGATGCGTGGTTTTCAGTTGTGGATTAATTTACCAGCTGCAGAAAAAATGAAAGAAGCCGCCTATGTTGATATTCCGGCTGCAGATATTCCGCTGGTGAATTTATCTCAGCAGAGTTTTGTCAAAGTGATAGCTGGCGAAACAGAACTGAATGGCAAAACAGTGCGTGGCCCTATTTTTGGCTTATCAACTGAACCTTTGTATCTGGATGTGCAGTTAGAAGCAGGCCAAAGCCTGACCTTACCTGTCACAGTTGGTCATAACGCTTATCTGTATCCTTTTGAAGGCGAAGTTGTTGTGGAAGGCTTACGAGTCGCCAATCATCACGGCGCTGTACTGACAGATGGCGACAGCGTGACTGTCTCAGCCAAAGACAAAGCGCGTTTTATCCTGCTGGCGGCTAAGCCTATCAAAGAGCCCGTAGTGCAATACGGTCCTTTTGTAATGAATAAGCCAGAAGAAATTGAGCAAGCTATCCGTGATTATCAGGCCGGAAAACTGACCAATAATCAGCAAGCCAAAACCATAGCTATTCATAAATCAATCTAG
- the mtnN gene encoding 5'-methylthioadenosine/S-adenosylhomocysteine nucleosidase has product MQLVGIIGAMEPEIAILKAQLSDMTTVKLADYEFYQGRLADTDVVLVQSGIGKVASAVATTLLISQFKPDCVINTGSAGGFDPELNVGDVVISSEVRHHDVDVTAFGYEIGQVPRMPAGFTAHPALISAAEQSINTLGFCKTKKGLITTGDVFMCQPERIAQTRAQFPTMLAVEMEGAAIAQACYQLNTPFVVIRSLSDIAGKESPSSFEAYLEIASKNSSAMVLELLKNLKTVQLS; this is encoded by the coding sequence ATGCAACTTGTGGGTATTATCGGCGCTATGGAGCCGGAAATTGCAATTTTAAAAGCTCAACTGAGCGATATGACCACGGTCAAACTGGCGGATTATGAGTTTTATCAGGGCCGTCTGGCCGACACCGACGTGGTATTGGTGCAATCTGGTATAGGCAAAGTGGCTTCCGCTGTCGCTACTACTTTATTAATCAGTCAGTTCAAACCGGACTGTGTCATTAACACGGGTTCAGCCGGTGGTTTTGACCCGGAGCTAAATGTTGGCGATGTGGTGATTTCTTCTGAAGTGCGCCATCACGATGTCGATGTCACAGCTTTTGGTTACGAAATTGGCCAGGTACCACGCATGCCAGCAGGTTTTACGGCCCATCCAGCTTTGATCAGCGCTGCAGAGCAAAGCATCAATACCTTAGGTTTTTGCAAAACTAAAAAAGGTTTAATCACCACTGGCGATGTGTTTATGTGCCAGCCTGAGCGTATTGCTCAAACCCGTGCACAATTCCCAACCATGCTTGCAGTGGAAATGGAAGGTGCAGCCATAGCTCAGGCTTGTTATCAGTTGAACACACCTTTTGTGGTGATCCGCAGCTTGAGCGATATCGCAGGCAAAGAGTCTCCTAGCTCTTTTGAAGCTTATTTAGAAATCGCCTCTAAAAACAGTTCAGCCATGGTGCTGGAGCTTCTGAAAAACCTCAAAACGGTTCAGCTGAGCTAA
- a CDS encoding cobalamin biosynthesis protein CobD/CbiB: protein MPYWLADLSAYPLILLSIWLLGSMVLLPQDYQPLTFFRIFAKQLAAKVHPDPHRASSQQLISGSLALAVVMLPTLALLAPLYWLSDWPLVLDGLLLYFCLDFVHYRQQSHKIALAISQQQNSRAKDLLQPLVLRQTQSLSSAGLCKANIEMLWLRTAKQWVGVSFWFLIGGGLAAVAYRLLLLCNQQWNDKQSNFRYFGRPASLLTQWASLPGSLITALLLAFLTDIAGAFRQWREASGLKLCLPHLLILGALASALRVNLAGPVIYQQQKNQRQRLGPSYLPQVSDVLRALKLNRQFQLYCAFIVFIFSLLQCLWFIY from the coding sequence ATGCCATATTGGCTGGCTGATCTTTCGGCTTATCCATTGATTCTGCTAAGCATTTGGTTGCTTGGCAGCATGGTGTTATTGCCGCAGGATTACCAGCCTTTAACCTTTTTCCGCATTTTTGCCAAACAGCTCGCAGCAAAAGTTCATCCGGATCCACACAGAGCCAGCAGCCAGCAACTCATTTCCGGCAGTTTAGCTTTGGCAGTGGTCATGCTGCCAACTTTGGCTTTATTGGCGCCTTTGTACTGGTTATCTGACTGGCCTTTAGTGCTGGATGGGTTACTGCTGTATTTTTGTCTGGACTTTGTCCACTACCGCCAGCAAAGCCACAAAATAGCTTTGGCTATCAGCCAGCAACAAAACAGCAGAGCTAAAGATCTATTGCAACCTCTGGTGTTACGTCAAACTCAAAGTTTAAGCAGCGCAGGCTTATGCAAAGCGAACATTGAAATGTTATGGCTTCGTACCGCCAAACAATGGGTCGGGGTTAGTTTCTGGTTTTTAATAGGTGGTGGTTTAGCCGCTGTGGCTTATCGTTTGCTGCTGCTATGTAATCAACAATGGAACGACAAACAAAGCAACTTCCGTTATTTTGGCCGCCCAGCTTCTTTGCTTACTCAATGGGCCAGCCTGCCTGGCAGCCTGATCACTGCATTGCTGCTGGCCTTTCTGACTGATATTGCAGGAGCATTCCGGCAATGGCGTGAAGCATCTGGTTTGAAATTATGTTTACCGCATCTGCTTATTTTAGGTGCTTTAGCCTCTGCCTTGCGGGTCAATCTGGCGGGGCCTGTGATTTATCAGCAACAGAAAAACCAGCGTCAGCGCCTTGGACCGTCCTATTTACCTCAAGTAAGCGACGTGTTGCGGGCTCTTAAACTCAATCGGCAATTTCAGTTGTATTGCGCCTTCATTGTATTTATTTTCAGCTTGTTACAATGCCTTTGGTTTATTTATTAA